The stretch of DNA TAACTTCGTATGTTGAGTTATGACAGTATCTAAAAACGCAGGTTCTACAGCAGTTGGATACACCAAAAATCCTGTAAAAAACCAATAAACTCGCTGTTCGGGCATCGCATGAAACTCCCATGACAACCATTTTTAACAATAGCTTATGCTCTATAGGTAATAACAGCCTGCTAAAGCTGACCAATCACAACTGCTAGCCAGCTGATGCTGTCCAATCACAACTGCCAGACTGCTGATGCTGTCCAATCACAACTGCCGGCCCCTAATGCTGACCAATCATAACACGCAAATACTGAGCACCTTCAGCTCAATGAACATCAATTTTCAAAAGTGAGTCTTAGCTGTAGcactaaaaacaatcacaacCTTGTAGACtacaataaaaactataaagtaAATCAGTGTCAAGGCCACTGTTAGAGCTTTATGTACCTCTGTGCAAGCCAAGTGTTCAATGTTAGAGAGATCCATCTTGGCCCGGCAGTCATCAAATGCATGTATGAGTTCATGTGAAAGTACATTGCAAACCCTCTTCTGTTTAGTTGAGTTGTTAGAGCATACTACTACCTGCAATAGAATACAATGAAAAACCTTGAAGGCATGAAATGCACAAGTTACCTAAAATATTGTAGGAGAAGATGACTGCAAACAGATTGCACAGTGAGAACCTTCTTTCGAATATTAACATGATTGCAAGATCGCCAAATCCTTGTGTATGAATGCTTTAACAAATGCATTATCCgacatataataaaatttgaagTAATTTCGAAGCAATCTGCAGCATAAGACATCCGGAGGTTCTGCAAACAAGGCTGATGCATAAAGAAAAATGAAGAAGCCGAAAATGAAAGTTAAATAGAAGAGAAAACTAttgaatataaaaacaataataaacctCTTTAATTAAGTTAGTTTAAATTTCATCTAAGTGTAAGTTAGCGTAAGTTATGCTGCCTATCGCTATCTCCACTTTGACTTTTGCCAACCTAGGCATCACTGAGTCTATATTTCCGTTCACTGGTTTCTAATGTAAAGTGGCGATACAATGTAGAAGCCtctttttattactcattaaaCCTCCTTCTGTATCTCTCTATAATGCACTTGTTCATCATTAGGTACAACAACCAGCAATAAGACACTATTGTAGATTTATTGCAGAATTGTTAAACTAATTACAGTACTCTTATggaaatatattatacaaaatacaaGTTTTAAAGTCTGAATCAGAACTTAATTAAGTTCATACATAGTAAGACTAGCTAGAGCTATATTAGAATTTGTTCGCTTTAGAATAATCTAATAGACGAATCAcatgataaataaaaaagtatgaaGAAGAGCAGAGAGATAgaaacaaacttaaaaaaatCAATCAGAAAAAGACAGCTGAAGTTTTTTGGACACATCATGTGAGAGGAGGGTATAGAGAACTGGGCAGTAACAGGAAGAATTGAAGGAAAACGGAGCAAGGGCAGATAGCGGCTGACCTAATTGGGAAGCCTAAACAATTGGATGGTTCAACAACTAGAAAGAGAGAGAACAGAGGTATCGGTGCAAGCCCTATTGAAAAGAACAAGGGATAGGAAGTAACGGAGAATCACAATCACCCACATCCTCACATGACACGGTACATAGAAAGAAAGAGAACGGGAGTAGACAACTGATAAAATCTTAgtatttaatttataataactGTAAGATTCAACCAAAGAAAGAATAGAGTAGAACTAAAAGAACTAAAGGAACATAAGTTAATCACAAACCGCACCTCTTAACAATTCTGATAGATATTCAAACCAGTGAAGCAACACTTTTCCTATGCATGCAAGTTGAGCTCTTCTTACCAACTCTCACCTGTTTGTTAATAGAATCATAGCCTCCATTAGCGAAAGATCCACATTCCTCACATGAGACGTGCCGGCTGAGTTTAAACTCACTGCAAAAAGGTATTTGTTTAGGTCAGGTATGTACTGTGGAAGCTGTAAGTACTGTGTGACATtagaaaaatggctgctgaatCATAATTTTATGTGTGTTTAGAATAAAAATCAAGGAATAGCTAGAAATACTTGCACGCGCATAAACTCCAATGGCCACAAAAGGCAAATAGAGAGCTCATATACAATCATACTTTTGGCCAAACCATACAAGCTAACTACACAGTTCATGTGATGCATCTCCACACGAACTGGTGCGAGTCAAGGTACGGTAACAGAAAGCTAAAACCTAATTAAGAAAAGCAGAAAACTAAGTAAAAAACAGACAAAACTTGAGCCGGTTTTGTTACTTACCAGCCTCGAGATTTGAGAGCATCAAGCAACAGCTTCACCATAGTATCTGTAAAAACAACATCATTCAACAGTTAGAAGCTAGTGAACACCATTCCAAGGTCTGACCTGAGACCTTACCACAGGATAGTCACAATAATCAAGGATAGCTGAATTGATAACTGATACCTTTCTCGTCTGGGACTGAGATAACTCTGAGAAATGTTTACTCATCTGACCCTACATATGAGTAAACTCAACTGGGTCATTTCGCTTTGTTTTTTTACCTTTCCGGTTTGTGACCATTTTGTTGCAATATGTTTTATAGGTATAAGCTTTGCAGTATAATTACAGTTTTAAGTCAATTAGACAATTTGTTTTTGAGATATCGCCGAAATACCGAAAGCACTTATAATCGAtcgagaaatgaaaaatggatgCTGATCGAACATTTGTTTTGATTTACAAACTCATTGACATTTTTAGCAATCTTTGAAAGCTATACAGCCAGAATGCTTATTTTCTCCAGCAACAAGAGATTTACAATCAaactacttattgttctatttataacaaatattcatACTCCATCAGACTCAGTCTACAGcaaccattatgtttcttcagttaatACTAAACAGCACATTTTTGAAAGAGTGAAAAAAATTACTATacataatttcagtttttttaattatgcaaACTTAGAGTTTCGGAATGATAGTCAGTTAAAAAAGAATTTTGCTATTGTAAGTGCTTTCAAGTTCAATGAAAAGTTGTTAAAATGGTCTAGGGTCAGGGGAACAGCTTTTATATACAAGCTTCAAAATGTTACCCTAAAGAGATTTAATGGTTGTCTAGAAAGAGTCAAGGAAAATGAAGCTACAGCACGCACAAGTGTCAGTATGAAAGTCATTTACCATAAGCAGTATACCAACCACAAGCCTTTTATTAAGCAATGTCAGCAATCGTCAGCACCCACAGCAATAATTATCTGTAGGGGTATACATGTAGGTTTGAACACTGACAATGACCTGCAAACTGCCACCTTGTGAATTCATCATTTTCAAAATCTAATATCTAAAAGTTCTCTGGCAGTAAAATGCCACAGATCACCTACAAGGTCTACTATAACACAAACATCCTATATATTGAGATTGAgagtacagtagacgctactACAATGTATACCTTCACATAACATAATTCCATATAGGCCTATGTAAAGTAGTGTCAAGACGGTGCAAGTTCGCAAATTCGAATCGATTAACAATAATCATGTagttatctttaaaatgttGCTTTCTCTCGCGTCGCACTTGTGAAAAACAATGACATACATATAGCAttaactctattatatatatacaagttccATGATATTCTAGTTCGccatgatagatcgtcagatgtgttgaCAAAACAGAGAGAACATGTAGCTGCGCAATGGTTCAGAAATATTAAAGAcggtcgattggtgcaggtgttacagcgtcggtttACAAATCTGAATGTGAATGAGTATCGCTGAAAGTTATGTTTTATTCTAATCTTGACTCTCTGGATTCAGATAAGCAACGAACAGGTGGTACcacttttttatagtaaaatattttttgtttcactttattgtagacgtataaaatatttgttattagttttcctttgcaaAACAGGCCtggctgtttagaaaaaataaaaatatcgttTTTAATGGATGTCTAAGATGCGTGCTCTTTTTAACTTATCATACACCATAAaacaagtgaaagtgataaaaaaaaggagaaaagttattcatgcaaactaataatgctgcagtttcggtacagccaacaaattcaaaagtcaagtctagtctttcctttctgtatggccaaaggggtgagtttggacagatcttgaaatggattaagcaatttacatgtattttactgttcttataacataaaattcctataatgtaaactttCCCGGATTAACGTTGTAGGTGTTGTATAATCAGGTTAGTGAGCCCCAAACTGTACAATTATTTGGGGTCACGgcagttacaggtagttacgagaagTTAAACAAGAAGTCGGTGACATAATAGTGACATAGTAGAGAGATGTTATAAAGGCTAGTGGAGAAGACCAGGCCTTCTTTGCAACAACTTCCCGTGAGTACATTCAGTTATACAACTGtaagagcatctactgtattttgATTTCACTGACTATTGCTCAAAAACGCACACTGCAATCACTTCACACCAGATATGTAGCACTTACTCTCTTCCACACATTTGATGACCCGAAACTGACATAGCATAGATCTATTCAATTCTTTACCCCACCGTCCACTAAGCATGTCTATTGTTGTTCTATACCAAGACCTTTCTTTAGGAATCTCCCTGCAATGGAAGTGTACAATTTTGAGAATATTCTCAACTATAAATGAACATGAAATGTGATAGATATTAATGTCTGGTGAATAGCACGAGCCAGTTATATGtgtctgtatatacatatataaatatttatgtataaatatatatatatatataaatatatatataaatatatatataaatataaaatatttataagtggaacttcactcttgaagttccacttataaatattttataatttagctctgatttatcattgagcactctgtaacgaactgtgcagcgtccactttgtctatatataaatatatatatatatataaatacacaaaAGGAGAGCAAgatggctactataatagagatatcagtacccaatgactacaacgcagccagcaaagaaaataaaaagtGGAGAACTATCTGCCTactggagaagagattgaaacgTGCTGGCATGTTAGAACAACtgtaactctagcagtcactgAAGGATTGGGTACAATAACATTTACACATATGATATAGTTTGGACAAACAACAATCAACACAAGTCAGCTGCAGAAAATAATCCTATTGGATATGgcaagatcttgaggcaagtgctcaaactctcagatCTCTGGTAAGAGATCCAAGCTTGAGTAGATATTACCACCCACGTGGGTTACCAGGGGTGAGGTAACTATTtctgtacatataaaatattataccatttctaaatatattatttatccgTAAGTATTTCAACCCACACTTCTGAATCCCTGGTGGGGAAGAACTCGTATCCGTATGTCTCATATGGATCATTAGTTTTCCATTTCTGACTCGTAGCTGGATCTGGGCTCTGAGAATTAGCTTCTTTGTCAGACATTACTGGAACTAAAATAGAATTACAATTTGCTGAGGCAAATTCAACCTTTGCACAATCTGCTGATGCAAATTCAACCTTTGCACAATCTGCTGAGGCAAATTCAACCTTTGCACAATCTGCTGAGGCAAATTCAACCTTTGCACAATCTGCTGAGGCAAATTCAACCTTTGCACAATCTGCTGAGGCAAATTCAACCTTTGCACAATCTGCTGAGGCAAATTCAACCTTTGCACAATCTGCTGAGGCAAATTCAACCTTTGCACAATTTGCTGAGGCAAATTCAACCTTTGCTTAGAATACCTTTAGCTTACAGGTTGCAAACGTGAACAATATAATCCAATATGGTGTAGTGAGGGGTTTTTAAATTTCACCATCTACCATGCTGCATTTTAGAGTATAAAAGCATATATAGATATTTTAGTAAACTACATGTGAAAACCTAAATAAATGTAGTTCAAAACAAAAAAGGCTAGAGTAATGCCACttttgtgaataaactgtggGACATCTACTTATGAAATTAATTCGGTGCGGAAACTGTTTCGGAAGTAGAAAATTCCTTAAGTAGAAACTGATTTTACTACATAAAGGTCCAAATTTGTTTCATACAAACACTTCTTGTAAAGAAAACAGTTTAATAACCATGAGTGTGAAAGTGATAGGATGCCATGATTTTCAAACAAtaaatgattattttattacaggAGATATCTATTATTAAACCAAACACTTTTTCAGCAACATTAATTAATTGTGTGAGTGATCAGCAGTGTGCTATCTTTAACAATATCTTGTAGATCTGTATCATTTATCCTCATTTGAACCTCAATATCCCTTGTCTAACATACGACCAAAACagattttgcaataaaaaaaactttacgtGGTGACAAATAAATTAATGACCGCAGCAAACTAGGAAGTCTTCAAAATCCTGTAAACTGCGATATTTCATAAGATGTGATGGCTGTAGCAATACAACAAACctttttattatgtttaatatgattaatattaaaaacatttttattatttattattatttttattatttactcaTCTATGAAGATGATTTTGGTTTATAATGAACAAAATTATATCTTTATTAatctttatcattataaaatttaactCTATTTGATGATTTGACTGCTAAGGAATAATCTTTCAGATTTAAATAGTAAAACAGAATAACAGAACAGCAGTACGCAGCAGAACTAAGATCTAAATTAGGCATTACACAAAAATAACTAATAATTGAACAAATACAATTGTAACACAAATATTATTTAATCATTAAAGTGATAGAACTCATTTGGCTAGCCTTAAACTTTGGATATGTATTAAAGGGTCAATTTGGTAACCATTTATTGTTGATGTAATCAGCGATAATTCAAAGCTTTTCACTTGCACGTATTAAAATTCTCATGAAAAGGTTTTTCCTcggaaaaattattgcaattcaATAATAAATTTACTTAAATGCTTCATCCATAATATATTGCACCACATGCTAGCACATTCAAGATTCATCATCTAAGGAAGGGATgttaaactcaattgtacatGGACCAAAATTCCAAACACGCTGTAGGTCACGGGCCgaataaaaaaaacagttaTTGAACACAACAAAACTACAtgtttttggaacataaatatgaataaaaacatacaGGACTATCATTCTGAAACAGACTTAAACcttaaattatattcaatatTTTGCTTTCCTTAAAAATATCTCGTgtcaaaattatattatatagcattgtCAGTAAACATATacttagccttttattggttatTAAAGGCTCCGTTTTCATAATCAATTTTTCTAACTTTGTAATATCTTTTAATAGCTAGACTTAACTAACAAGAAAAGTATGTTGCGTTGTATTATGGGATCTGTAACCCAAACCCCGTATTGATTCATATCAATTGGGcatgaataacaataatgtaacATTATCTTGCGGGTCAGATATAATTACATAGTGATTTGGCCCGCAGGTCatgagtttgacacatgtgaTCTAAGGGCAGACAACAGAAGCATGGCAACTAAGCATGGCAACTAAGCATGGCATAATCTGCAGGTCCtgagtttactaaaataaaatagtcataatgtaaaacttataaccTTATGCAAGAGACTATCTCAAGCCCTACACAAGTGTCAAATTCCTTCTTTAAAGTTTTTGCCATCTTGAAAACAGTCATAATATGACTGTTTTTAATATCATTTGTTTATTGAAACAGCCTAAACAGAATGAAAAGGGGACAGAGGCTAAAGCGACAGAAAATCTTGAGAATAATTTTGCTTTTGCTGGCAGAAAGGGTTCCTATGCAAACTCTACTATGGCGGCAAGAGTTGATAACTCTTCGCTATAAGTTTACTGCTAAGATTCAGTGGCTATCTATTACAGGTGGTAAGCCCTCGATGTTTTCTTTTCAAGCTGCTATTCGCAACTTGCCATTGCCGGCAATCAATGTACTTGCCTAGGAAACAACGACAACAAAACCACGACCTCAGTCCAATGCTTATAATGTAAAGGAACCGACTGAGTTCTTCTATTTGCTCCCCAAGAACCAAACCACTTGAGCACAAGGCAATGAgaatatatatttcacaaatatatatatatatatatgtgggtACAGGTAAATATGCAATAAACATGTAACTGCACAGTGTGAGACTTCCAGGCACTCTGCCTTCCTTTGCTAATTTGGGCTTCTTTATAGTCTTCGTGTGCTGTTAAGTCCTGCCCTCAGTCACAGGACTGACCGGCCAGAAGCTTTATCGAGGGCCATGTCATCAGCCAAGTCGGGGCTCGGCTCGGTCCTGGCATCAGTCACACTGTCATCCTCTCTCCACTCTCAGCTCGGGGCCCAGCTATCGACCACCACAATAAGACAAGCCTTCACTTGCCCATTTTCCCTCCAGCAGCGATACGACCAGTCCAGTTCAGGCTCAGCTAACTAGTACTAGCAATAAACCCACTGTGGCCCTTGTGATATCACCTACAGCACAAGTCCTTAAAGATTTGTAAGTTAACTTTGCTACATCTAATGTGAGAATGAGTCAAGAGTAAAACACATGCAATCGCAAAATTGGCTACAGTTCATCTGAGGTGTAGTTTGACATCGATTGACATCTGGCAAGTCAGCCAGGTATTATAGACATAAGCAAAAGCAAACTGGCGCATCTGCCTGCCCATAGACTGCAGATAACATATAAAAGCGATTAGATATTTGTAGATAATAGAATCTATCTGTGCAGAAATTTGGGCGTATGATCGATTGGCTCATGATAGTTTGATGGTTGCCAACATTTAATTACATCAAACAAAGGAGGAAACcaaatttacaaaataaagTTCTAGTATTCTCATAAAGCATTACTCACGGGAGCCGCTGTCTTCCGCAATATCAAGATCGTTTATGCACAAGTCTAAATTAAGTTAGTACAACTGCTATTCatataatgctatatatacatgtatatacatgggtatacaggtatatatatatatatatatatatatatatatatatatatatatatatatatatatatatatatataacgctaGATACAGCTAAGTAGTGCCCCTATCTCACAAGCCAACACTGGAAGATGCTTAGgcttagtatatatatatatatatataggcctatatatatatatatatatatatatatatatatatatatatatatatatataacgctaGATATATAAATGAAAAGCTTTTGAGTTGGACAATGACagaattaactgttattgatgtaaatgaaTCAATATTAACACAATTTagtagacacttttctactgatcaattgatacTATGATTTCGGAAAGATCAAACATTATCAAAGTGGGGGTCAAaaggaggtggcattcaattagagagcggtgctctatttttcagccCTTCTCTTACAGCGGCgggcaaatagaggtggcattcaaatagaggtgacgttcaaatagaggtggtgttcaattgaaggttttactatatacatgtatatatttatttcaaaataacttTCTTCTTTTTTTCTCACTAAAATTGAATAAAGAATTATCTACAAATTACTATGATGACATTTGTCTATCTAATAAAACTCTGattctattataaaaagagaactTGAATTGATCCAAACGAAAATGAGGAGCAACAGTACCTTTTCGGGTGAAATACGATTTGCTAAATGAGATATAATCATTTATGGAAATGTCATATTGGACAAATACAACCTTTTCAATAAATCTTTACTTCAACTCTGGTCGCCAAGCCTGAAGTGTATCAGTAGCTTTTTTCATACAGTTGGGGACACTGTCTGACTGCCCTAGTATAAAACTCCATCTAATGGCACGTCTCTGGATAGTTTCTAGCATATCTATTAAAAACTTATTATATGGCAATCACACCCGACAGGCGTATTCAAGCATTGGCTTCACAACTACTTTATAAGCGATAAGTTTAGTCTTTCAGTAAGGTCTAGAAAGACTTTTTTCTTATTGAGTCCAGTGTCTTATTACCTTTCTTGGCTACTTTTGCTATGTGTTCATGccattcaaaattatttttgttataaagaTGCCTAAGCATCTTCCAGTGTTGGCTTGTGAGATAGGGGTACTACTTAGCTGTAAGATAAAACTGGGAAAATCTTTCCCAATCTCCATGTGAACACATTTAGTAATGTTAAAAGACTTGCCTTATTTGACAAGCTAATCACACAGTGCTGTTAAGTTATCTCAAAAACTAGCAGCCTAACAATCTGTAATATCCATGCCGGGTCTGCATAGAGTCGGCAGAATGCGCCCTTCACATCCAGAGGCATATCGTTTACAAAAATCAAAACTAGCAGAGAGCTCAAAATagcaaacaaaaaatatcaaacaaCTCAAACCTCGTGCCTTTAACAGTAAATAACAAAGTTCAGTTCCTCAGCCGTATCTCTACCCACTGCACTACATGAACACCGTATCTAATCCTTAAGCCTTAATTTTTACTGATAAGTAAATGATGAGGCACGTTCTAGTACAATCAGATCAGATCAGATAAAAATTTTCCGCAAAAGACCCTCCAATGGaggtaaaaaacaaaatagcgGAACTCAGCTTAAAAGAGCAAGCTAGCTACAAACGAATAACTTGGTTGTAAAATTGACATGTAGGTAACTTGCAATAAGCAAATGAATTTTTTGGTTTATAAACCTGAAAGTATTTGTAGAGTTACATAATCCTTTTTATTGGGATTTGTGAAGAGAGGCGAGAATATTGTAAAAAATGTCCGTAATGTACCGGCACATTTTAGTCAAGTACGATCACATcaaattacatacatgtattttactccGATGCAAAACAGCGCTGAAAACATTTAGGAAACATAGCTTAGTTTGAAGCGAACCCGTTTTAGTCATCTTACAATAAAATCATAAGTTAGTGCTCCGCTGTACATCTTGAAGCAATAAACTGTGAGTCGCACAAGTCTGTACAACTTTAAGCTTATTGTTTACGATAGAGTAATTTTCCAGAATGGGTGTCATTTGATTTGTTGAAATCTTATCTACTTTTCAACGTAGAAGACTCATTCAGCATTTGCTCTTAACATGTCTTGTTCTTTCTGTAACCAAAGCTTTCAAcagttttttgaagtttttcagAACACAATTGGTCACAGGCAGATGCACTGTGTGGCTTCACATTTAGCTTGAAAAGTAAATTTGTTTGAAAGTATTGTTTTTATATCGTACTATATTTGTTACACTAATTGGTTATCGTTTGTGGAGTCAACTTTTGTAGAATTTAGACAAGTTGGTAATATGTAAGCGAAACATTAGGCATGAGTAATTGGATCACTTAAAATTTCTTTGATAAGTTAGAATAGGAAGTTATAAAAGTGTTTGAGAAAGAAAAACTCAGTGGTGAATAGTTGTGATTTACTTTCATTGATCTTGCCTGTTAAAACTGTCATTAGTTCTGCAAATATATTTGCAGAATTCATTTGTTAAACCTCGTGTCCAATACTGTATGGTAGATACTGGTTTTTAAAAAGCACTTTAGTTTGACTGGTACATTTGTCAACAATAATTTGAAGCTCACGCTCCAAGATGCTATTCCACTGACAGTCTAAGGTTCTTTTCAATTTCCTTAAATATTTTCTAAGGTTCATAACAAAAACGGTGATCTGCTTAATATATCGATGAACAATGCACAGGTTAACTATTGTTAGGTATCAGACCTTCTACTcttgttttaatttaatgcTTTACAAAGTTttgtatgctactcacaaaaATGTCTGACTGCATAAAAAGATGACTCAAAAAAGTTAACTGGTACAAACCTCCAGAAATTGCAGCTGAAATTTTTTCTCCTTTGCAGGTAACAAAGAAAGTTTAATTTATAAGTTGTCAGTCTCAACTTTGATTTACAAGAAGAGAGCTCAATAAGTTCTTCGTTGAAATTGTTGGAAGATATTTATTGAGTGTCAGGAGACAACACTCAAGATTCTTTCATCACCCATACTGGCTACAGCGGTTTTGATAACGTATTCAATGAGGCTGGTTGAGTAGACCATTTTTCTGGTAAGATATACTGTGTTTCTTGTAAGCAAATTCAAGTGACGAGTGTGGGCCTGCGGACAGATTCATTAAGTTGTTGATTAGCTGCAAAAATGCATATAATTTGCTTTATTGTACAAGTTTCAGTGAAATTATTTCAGTTACTCTTGAACTTTTtcgtttttaaagttttgactTATTTAGTGGgaatatttgaatatgttagtTAGCAGGAAATGTTAGTTAGCATAAAATGTTAGTAGCAGTTTGTTTCAATTGTACACAGGCATCGATGCTCGTATTATAGCTATCAAGAATCTTTTTCAAATTTGCATTCCAGCTTAATTTCATCatctttttattgttgtttacaGAGGCTATAATGTCCGTAGAGAGTTTGGACATTGtatgttaaaaattatattgtattCGAGACAAAGATTTGCTAAAACTCATATTATATCTCAAAAGGTCGTATGTAGGAGTTATCTTACGACTGAGGTTTCTCTGTATTACATTTCTGGTTCAAATTTTCATCATAGCACACCAAAGTTAGCAGTCTGTTCCTATTCGAATTGGCAAGGTCATCAAATTCATCTGATAGAACTATTCCAAATAGAGAATCCAAGTATCATCTACAAAATATAACTGATGTTCAGCGAAATCTGGTTATTTAACGTGAATAACAGTTTCTTATTCATACAGTCTTCTA from Watersipora subatra chromosome 2, tzWatSuba1.1, whole genome shotgun sequence encodes:
- the LOC137387633 gene encoding mitochondrial inner membrane protease ATP23 homolog; translation: MSDKEANSQSPDPATSQKWKTNDPYETYGYEFFPTRDSEVEIPKERSWYRTTIDMLSGRWGKELNRSMLCQFRVIKCVEENTMVKLLLDALKSRGCEFKLSRHVSCEECGSFANGGYDSINKQVVVCSNNSTKQKRVCNVLSHELIHAFDDCRAKMDLSNIEHLACTEIRAANMMHCSMTSAMAESPARSWGKQQQQQCVRWKARNSILSVRNVSKEEADAAVDRVFDKCYPDLEPLGRIPRDVTIDARRLYVEASLYGYTEDPYAHNKYAKR